The genome window CCGTGCCGTCAGGTTCGACGGTGCAGCCCAGGGCTGCCAGCACCCTGGTCAGCGTGAGGTCGGAGACCAGGTGTTCGTGACCGTCATGACCCCGGTAGGAGGTCTGGATGCCATAGGCGTGGGCCAGCCGCTGGAGCAGGTCGCGGGCTTCGGTCATGGCTGGTGGGCCTCTTTCACGTGCGGGTGCGGCCGGGCCACCGGATCCGGTGCCCCGGTCCGATTATGGCAGGCCATCGCCGGTGGCGGCTCAGCCGCGAGCCAGGGCCGGAGGCAAACAGGCCAGCTGGCGTCCGGACAGTCCCGAGCGGATGCGCCGGGCCTGGTCCGGAGTGTAGTCCGGGGCCACTTCCGTCTTCATCGGTGTGCGCGAGGACCAGGTAAAGGTCACCGAGAAGCGGTCCCGGGCGATCGGCGGTGTAGCCCGGTGGAGCAGACGGCAGTTGTCCGCCACCACGGCCGTCCACTTCGGCCCGGTCGCCGCGGTCACGGCACCCGCGGGGACCATGTCCGCCACCCGGGCATCGTCCACGAAACCGGCCACGTAGTGCAGCCGATCCACGGCGTACAGCGTCTCGGCCAGTGGAATGTAGGCGTACGGCCCACCCTGGTCGTCGACGTCGTTGAGCCACACCAGGATCTTCACGGTGCGCCGGTCCTCGGCATCCCGGTGCCAACGGCGCACGCCCACCGTCTGGTTGTTACCGATCTCGCGTCGTACGTCCGCACCGTAGTAGCGGGCCGGCACACCCAGGTAGTTCTCGACGATGTCCAGCATGCGGTCCTGCAACCCCCACTGCCAGAGAGACAGATCCGCCAGCAGGTCGTCAGTGGAGGGCCGCAGCGTACTGGCACCACCCGTGGGCAGGGCCGCCAACGGGGCCACGAGGCGGTCCAGGGCGGGCTTGAGCGCATCCGTGGTGGGGATGGCGAGATCGTCCAAGGGTCCGATGCGGACACCCTGCCGCTGCAGGGTGGAGACCAGCCCGGCCTGGGCCAGGTCGAGCGGAGGCAGATGCGGCGCCCAATTGCGGCGGCGCTCCTCATGCTTGCCGTCGGCGGCCCAGCGGACCGGCGTGACATTGGTCAGGATCTCCCGCTTGAGTCGATTCGCGAACCGTCCCAAGGGGCCCGCCACGGTCTCGGATGTGATCATGCGACTGAGGTTACAAGCGTGCATCGGCGGTGACGACGGCCATGGTGGCCGACGAGTAGTGGTGGGGTACCAGAGCGTCCGGTCACGTCCCCTATCACGTAGGAACAGCAGGTGCCCAGGTCCGTGGACCTGAAAAGACTGCAGTAGACCGTCAGAGCCGGTCGAAGGGCGCCGCGTACCGAAAGCGGCCGGTGTGTTCGTCGGATGTGGTGAGGGTCCTGACCTGGAAATAGTCGCCCCACGAAGGATCCGGCCCGATCACTCCGGCCAACGCCGCCGGCACGAAGCCGAAACGGGAGTAGTAGGCGGGTTCGCCCAGCAGTCCCACGAGAGACTCGCCCCTCGCCTCAGCGGCACCGAGGACCGCATGCATCAAGGCCGAGCCGATGCCGGAACCCTGCCGGTCCGGGCGAACACTCAGTGGCCCGAGACCGAGCACGGGCCGGCCACCCACAGAGGCACGGGCCGGCCACCCACAGAGGCACGGGTCGCGACGACATGGCCCACCACCAGACCGTCTTCGACGGCGACGAGGGACAGACCGGGGATCCATCCGGCGTCATCGCGTAGCCAACCGACCAGCACGGCCTCGCCCGGGTCTCCGCCGGGCTCCGGGGATGGCGCATGATGTTCGACGCCGCGGAAGGCAGCAGCTGTGACGGAGCGGATCGCCTCACGGTCCTCGGCGCGTTCCGTTCGAATGATCACCATGGATGCCTCCTTGGGGACATGCCCCAGAAACTCGTCCCACCATGGCAAAAACGGGGCTGGTTGTCACCAGCCCCGTTCCTGTTCGCCCCTGAGGTGGGCGTTCGATGTGCGCGGAGGGGGACTTGAACCCCCACGCCCTTGCGGGCACAGCGACCTCAACGCTGCGCGTCTGCCAATTCCGCCACCCGCGCGCACAATCCGGTTCGCACCGGATTTCCGCCGCCTCGAAAGGCAGCGCTGACAATCCTAACACCCTTTTCGCGTGCCTCCGTACACGGTCCGGACACGGGCCGATCCACCTCGCTAGGGTGGCACCATGAGCGCCACCTCCAGCCACGACTTCACGGACGACGTCGTCCGCATCTGCCGAGACCTGATCCGGATCGACACCTCGAATTACGGAGGCAACGATTCCCGGGGAGAACGCGAGGCCGCCGAGTACTGCGCGGCCCTGATGCGGGACGCCGGAATGGAGCCGACGGTCTACGAATCGTCCCCCGGCCGGGCCAGCGTGGTGGGTCGCGTCGCGGGGTGGGACACCCAGGCTCCCGCCCTGATCCTGCACGGCCACCTCGACGTGGTCCCCGCGGACGCCAGCGAGTGGACGGTGGACCCGTTCTCGGCCGAGCTGAGGGATGGGATGATCTGGGGCCGGGGTGCCGTGGACATGAAGGGCATGGATGCCATGATCCTCGCCGTCCTGGGCCACCTGCACCGCACCGGACAGCAGCCGCGCCGGGACCTCATCGTCGCCTTCTTCGCGGACGAGGAGGCCGGCGGCGTCTACGGCGCCCGCTGGATGGTGGACCACCATCCCGAGGTCTTCGCCGGGGC of Citricoccus sp. K5 contains these proteins:
- a CDS encoding GNAT family N-acetyltransferase — encoded protein: MGGRPVLGLGPLSVRPDRQGSGIGSALMHAVLGAAEARGESLVGLLGEPAYYSRFGFVPAALAGVIGPDPSWGDYFQVRTLTTSDEHTGRFRYAAPFDRL